The Bombus pascuorum chromosome 9, iyBomPasc1.1, whole genome shotgun sequence genome has a window encoding:
- the LOC132910330 gene encoding uncharacterized protein LOC132910330 isoform X2 has protein sequence MPDIQKRMREFSFSYEKKHLHYSITMLILLMLSLGDVHIVNGSCEFPVAWTGEWYQYGKITPIILNTTVIGERTCVERSGDSYIVYGDKCYYCIIINDRHENVIQFREGWCFTEQSTLDEMCSNIKSDDTLYSMFRVNSKPIPCPFSGPSFTFTYDKGFGECSMPISLGEKCTDESKLLLKYQACPDIKRSESNTEELQCLAVWNDGRNKYLVGTLKGRSISSAEKMYRCFLYEEKTHHQGKVAYLLAQSGEPTCNGLTTVSEGSPTIKLTKVDKEHNRCKYPSWITEHHDWRSLDGTKVYHFTNKNATLKVKVQNADGDTFHEEKIVCHNLEKLHPTENTQGYKVKLIAHVTSGCDIGYVCMIFHKRDHHIIELQQSDEKAIMPDEACSLADTSTMTYTTLISSSLHQRKCPNPGRYVILGFTPFSVSNTSFRRQRRSERHSSRITKRRTWHDDISQKELHEQPRQHQQQHHHHHHHHQYGGEQHQQQQELQREDCKRTNVEIGCASPDQNEILIGKTCDTEEITYYCHGSWEEKNIWYTIVSLKTNQPSPSFGQTFCFSMQFDDSTEKTSVTGKAIKTQVSQQELWLTKLDRVCSRGQIEDERSYTLVSQGVCEDMEKAYSSLAPLFPKSIILFVAIMGNCAVIFLLR, from the exons ATGCCAGACATACAAAAAAG gaTGCGAGAATTTTCCTTTTCATACGAGAAAAAACATCTTCACTACTCAATAACGATGTTGATACTGCTAATGTTATCCCTGGGTGATGTACACATTGTAAATG GTTCTTGCGAGTTTCCAGTTGCGTGGACTGGAGAATGGTATCAATATGGGAAAATCACACCGATTATCCTAAATACAACAGTTATAGGCGAAAGGACATGCGTCGAGCGATCCGGAGATTCGTACATCGTGTA TGGTGACAAATgctattattgtataattattaacgatCGGCATGAGAATGTGATTCAATTTCGTGAAG GATGGTGCTTTACGGAACAAAGCACTTTGGATGAAATGTGCTCGAACATTAAGTCCGATGATACTTTGTATTCCATGTTTCGCGTAAATTCCAAGCCGATACCCTGTCCTTTTAGTGGACCATCATTTACGTTTACCTATGATAAGGGTTTTGGTGAATGTTCAATGCCTATTAGCCTTGGGGAGAAATGTACTGACGAAAGTAAATTACTTCTGAAATATCAGGCTTGCCCGGACATCAAACGAAGCGAGAGTAACA cgGAAGAGTTACAATGCCTCGCTGTATGGAACGATGGTCGTAACAAATACCTCGTTGGAACATTAAAAGGAAGAAGTATCTCGAGTGCCGAAAAAATGTATAG ATGTTTCCTATACGAAGAGAAAACACATCATCAGGGGAAGGTGGCCTACTTACTCGCTCAATCAGGTGAACCAACTTGTAACGGCCTAACTACTGTTTCGGAGGGATCGCCAACTATAAAGCTTACGAAAG TTGATAAAGAACACAACAGATGCAAATATCCTTCATGGATTACCGAACATCATGACTGGCGTTCTTTAGACGGTACTAAAGTTTATCATTTCACGAATAAAAATGCAACACTCAAAGTTAAAGTACAAAATGCTGATGGGGATACGTTTCACGAAGAAAAGATTGTTTGTCATAATCTAGAAAAATTACATCCTACAGAAAATACACAAGGATATAAAGTAAAGTTGATTGCTCACGTTACTAGCGGTTG TGACATTGGCTACGTTTGCatgatatttcataaaagagATCACCACATTATAGAGTTACAGCAATCGG ATGAAAAAGCTATAATGCCAGATGAGGCGTGTTCCCTTGCAGACACATCTACAATGACGTATACCACTCTAATAA gCTCTTCATTACATCAGAGAAAGTGTCCCAATCCTGGACGATATGTTATCTTGGGATTTACTCCATTCAGTGTATCTAATACTTCGTTTCGTCGACAACGTCGTAGTGAGAGACACTCTTCTAGAATTACTAAAAGAAGGACTTGGCACGATGATATTTCTCAGAAAGAATTGCACGAACAGCCACGACAACACCAACAGCAGCatcaccatcatcatcatcatcatcaatATGGGGGAGAACAACATCAGCAACAACAAGAACTACAAAGGGAGGATTGTAAAAGAACCAATGTTGAAATAGGCTGTGCGTCGCCCGATCAGAATGAAATTCTTATTGGAAAAACATGCGATACGGAAGAAATAA CGTATTATTGTCATGGTAGTtgggaagaaaaaaatatttggtaTACGATAGTGTCGTTAAAAACTAATCAACCTTCCCCAAGTTTTGGACAAACCTTTTGTTTCTCTATGCAATTTGACGATAGTACAGAGAAGACGTCCGTAACCGGAAAAGCAATTAAAACTCAAGTCTCGCAACAGGAACTTTGGTTAACTAAATTGGATCGTGTCTGTAGTAGAGGCCAGATCGAAGATGAACGGTCCTACACGCTTGTCAGTCAAG gAGTTTGCGAAGACATGGAAAAGGCGTATTCTAGTTTGGCGCCACTTTTTCCcaaatcgataattttatttgtcgcAATCATGGGAAATTGTGccgtaatatttttgttaagaTGA
- the LOC132910330 gene encoding uncharacterized protein LOC132910330 isoform X1, with protein sequence MNIFFCIFHHYGFSHFGKRTIRSTWMREFSFSYEKKHLHYSITMLILLMLSLGDVHIVNGSCEFPVAWTGEWYQYGKITPIILNTTVIGERTCVERSGDSYIVYGDKCYYCIIINDRHENVIQFREGWCFTEQSTLDEMCSNIKSDDTLYSMFRVNSKPIPCPFSGPSFTFTYDKGFGECSMPISLGEKCTDESKLLLKYQACPDIKRSESNTEELQCLAVWNDGRNKYLVGTLKGRSISSAEKMYRCFLYEEKTHHQGKVAYLLAQSGEPTCNGLTTVSEGSPTIKLTKVDKEHNRCKYPSWITEHHDWRSLDGTKVYHFTNKNATLKVKVQNADGDTFHEEKIVCHNLEKLHPTENTQGYKVKLIAHVTSGCDIGYVCMIFHKRDHHIIELQQSDEKAIMPDEACSLADTSTMTYTTLISSSLHQRKCPNPGRYVILGFTPFSVSNTSFRRQRRSERHSSRITKRRTWHDDISQKELHEQPRQHQQQHHHHHHHHQYGGEQHQQQQELQREDCKRTNVEIGCASPDQNEILIGKTCDTEEITYYCHGSWEEKNIWYTIVSLKTNQPSPSFGQTFCFSMQFDDSTEKTSVTGKAIKTQVSQQELWLTKLDRVCSRGQIEDERSYTLVSQGVCEDMEKAYSSLAPLFPKSIILFVAIMGNCAVIFLLR encoded by the exons atgaatattttcttctgtatATTCCATCATTATGGTTTCTCGCATTTTGGAAAACGGACGATACGCTCGACTTG gaTGCGAGAATTTTCCTTTTCATACGAGAAAAAACATCTTCACTACTCAATAACGATGTTGATACTGCTAATGTTATCCCTGGGTGATGTACACATTGTAAATG GTTCTTGCGAGTTTCCAGTTGCGTGGACTGGAGAATGGTATCAATATGGGAAAATCACACCGATTATCCTAAATACAACAGTTATAGGCGAAAGGACATGCGTCGAGCGATCCGGAGATTCGTACATCGTGTA TGGTGACAAATgctattattgtataattattaacgatCGGCATGAGAATGTGATTCAATTTCGTGAAG GATGGTGCTTTACGGAACAAAGCACTTTGGATGAAATGTGCTCGAACATTAAGTCCGATGATACTTTGTATTCCATGTTTCGCGTAAATTCCAAGCCGATACCCTGTCCTTTTAGTGGACCATCATTTACGTTTACCTATGATAAGGGTTTTGGTGAATGTTCAATGCCTATTAGCCTTGGGGAGAAATGTACTGACGAAAGTAAATTACTTCTGAAATATCAGGCTTGCCCGGACATCAAACGAAGCGAGAGTAACA cgGAAGAGTTACAATGCCTCGCTGTATGGAACGATGGTCGTAACAAATACCTCGTTGGAACATTAAAAGGAAGAAGTATCTCGAGTGCCGAAAAAATGTATAG ATGTTTCCTATACGAAGAGAAAACACATCATCAGGGGAAGGTGGCCTACTTACTCGCTCAATCAGGTGAACCAACTTGTAACGGCCTAACTACTGTTTCGGAGGGATCGCCAACTATAAAGCTTACGAAAG TTGATAAAGAACACAACAGATGCAAATATCCTTCATGGATTACCGAACATCATGACTGGCGTTCTTTAGACGGTACTAAAGTTTATCATTTCACGAATAAAAATGCAACACTCAAAGTTAAAGTACAAAATGCTGATGGGGATACGTTTCACGAAGAAAAGATTGTTTGTCATAATCTAGAAAAATTACATCCTACAGAAAATACACAAGGATATAAAGTAAAGTTGATTGCTCACGTTACTAGCGGTTG TGACATTGGCTACGTTTGCatgatatttcataaaagagATCACCACATTATAGAGTTACAGCAATCGG ATGAAAAAGCTATAATGCCAGATGAGGCGTGTTCCCTTGCAGACACATCTACAATGACGTATACCACTCTAATAA gCTCTTCATTACATCAGAGAAAGTGTCCCAATCCTGGACGATATGTTATCTTGGGATTTACTCCATTCAGTGTATCTAATACTTCGTTTCGTCGACAACGTCGTAGTGAGAGACACTCTTCTAGAATTACTAAAAGAAGGACTTGGCACGATGATATTTCTCAGAAAGAATTGCACGAACAGCCACGACAACACCAACAGCAGCatcaccatcatcatcatcatcatcaatATGGGGGAGAACAACATCAGCAACAACAAGAACTACAAAGGGAGGATTGTAAAAGAACCAATGTTGAAATAGGCTGTGCGTCGCCCGATCAGAATGAAATTCTTATTGGAAAAACATGCGATACGGAAGAAATAA CGTATTATTGTCATGGTAGTtgggaagaaaaaaatatttggtaTACGATAGTGTCGTTAAAAACTAATCAACCTTCCCCAAGTTTTGGACAAACCTTTTGTTTCTCTATGCAATTTGACGATAGTACAGAGAAGACGTCCGTAACCGGAAAAGCAATTAAAACTCAAGTCTCGCAACAGGAACTTTGGTTAACTAAATTGGATCGTGTCTGTAGTAGAGGCCAGATCGAAGATGAACGGTCCTACACGCTTGTCAGTCAAG gAGTTTGCGAAGACATGGAAAAGGCGTATTCTAGTTTGGCGCCACTTTTTCCcaaatcgataattttatttgtcgcAATCATGGGAAATTGTGccgtaatatttttgttaagaTGA
- the LOC132910330 gene encoding uncharacterized protein LOC132910330 isoform X3 has protein sequence MREFSFSYEKKHLHYSITMLILLMLSLGDVHIVNGSCEFPVAWTGEWYQYGKITPIILNTTVIGERTCVERSGDSYIVYGDKCYYCIIINDRHENVIQFREGWCFTEQSTLDEMCSNIKSDDTLYSMFRVNSKPIPCPFSGPSFTFTYDKGFGECSMPISLGEKCTDESKLLLKYQACPDIKRSESNTEELQCLAVWNDGRNKYLVGTLKGRSISSAEKMYRCFLYEEKTHHQGKVAYLLAQSGEPTCNGLTTVSEGSPTIKLTKVDKEHNRCKYPSWITEHHDWRSLDGTKVYHFTNKNATLKVKVQNADGDTFHEEKIVCHNLEKLHPTENTQGYKVKLIAHVTSGCDIGYVCMIFHKRDHHIIELQQSDEKAIMPDEACSLADTSTMTYTTLISSSLHQRKCPNPGRYVILGFTPFSVSNTSFRRQRRSERHSSRITKRRTWHDDISQKELHEQPRQHQQQHHHHHHHHQYGGEQHQQQQELQREDCKRTNVEIGCASPDQNEILIGKTCDTEEITYYCHGSWEEKNIWYTIVSLKTNQPSPSFGQTFCFSMQFDDSTEKTSVTGKAIKTQVSQQELWLTKLDRVCSRGQIEDERSYTLVSQGVCEDMEKAYSSLAPLFPKSIILFVAIMGNCAVIFLLR, from the exons aTGCGAGAATTTTCCTTTTCATACGAGAAAAAACATCTTCACTACTCAATAACGATGTTGATACTGCTAATGTTATCCCTGGGTGATGTACACATTGTAAATG GTTCTTGCGAGTTTCCAGTTGCGTGGACTGGAGAATGGTATCAATATGGGAAAATCACACCGATTATCCTAAATACAACAGTTATAGGCGAAAGGACATGCGTCGAGCGATCCGGAGATTCGTACATCGTGTA TGGTGACAAATgctattattgtataattattaacgatCGGCATGAGAATGTGATTCAATTTCGTGAAG GATGGTGCTTTACGGAACAAAGCACTTTGGATGAAATGTGCTCGAACATTAAGTCCGATGATACTTTGTATTCCATGTTTCGCGTAAATTCCAAGCCGATACCCTGTCCTTTTAGTGGACCATCATTTACGTTTACCTATGATAAGGGTTTTGGTGAATGTTCAATGCCTATTAGCCTTGGGGAGAAATGTACTGACGAAAGTAAATTACTTCTGAAATATCAGGCTTGCCCGGACATCAAACGAAGCGAGAGTAACA cgGAAGAGTTACAATGCCTCGCTGTATGGAACGATGGTCGTAACAAATACCTCGTTGGAACATTAAAAGGAAGAAGTATCTCGAGTGCCGAAAAAATGTATAG ATGTTTCCTATACGAAGAGAAAACACATCATCAGGGGAAGGTGGCCTACTTACTCGCTCAATCAGGTGAACCAACTTGTAACGGCCTAACTACTGTTTCGGAGGGATCGCCAACTATAAAGCTTACGAAAG TTGATAAAGAACACAACAGATGCAAATATCCTTCATGGATTACCGAACATCATGACTGGCGTTCTTTAGACGGTACTAAAGTTTATCATTTCACGAATAAAAATGCAACACTCAAAGTTAAAGTACAAAATGCTGATGGGGATACGTTTCACGAAGAAAAGATTGTTTGTCATAATCTAGAAAAATTACATCCTACAGAAAATACACAAGGATATAAAGTAAAGTTGATTGCTCACGTTACTAGCGGTTG TGACATTGGCTACGTTTGCatgatatttcataaaagagATCACCACATTATAGAGTTACAGCAATCGG ATGAAAAAGCTATAATGCCAGATGAGGCGTGTTCCCTTGCAGACACATCTACAATGACGTATACCACTCTAATAA gCTCTTCATTACATCAGAGAAAGTGTCCCAATCCTGGACGATATGTTATCTTGGGATTTACTCCATTCAGTGTATCTAATACTTCGTTTCGTCGACAACGTCGTAGTGAGAGACACTCTTCTAGAATTACTAAAAGAAGGACTTGGCACGATGATATTTCTCAGAAAGAATTGCACGAACAGCCACGACAACACCAACAGCAGCatcaccatcatcatcatcatcatcaatATGGGGGAGAACAACATCAGCAACAACAAGAACTACAAAGGGAGGATTGTAAAAGAACCAATGTTGAAATAGGCTGTGCGTCGCCCGATCAGAATGAAATTCTTATTGGAAAAACATGCGATACGGAAGAAATAA CGTATTATTGTCATGGTAGTtgggaagaaaaaaatatttggtaTACGATAGTGTCGTTAAAAACTAATCAACCTTCCCCAAGTTTTGGACAAACCTTTTGTTTCTCTATGCAATTTGACGATAGTACAGAGAAGACGTCCGTAACCGGAAAAGCAATTAAAACTCAAGTCTCGCAACAGGAACTTTGGTTAACTAAATTGGATCGTGTCTGTAGTAGAGGCCAGATCGAAGATGAACGGTCCTACACGCTTGTCAGTCAAG gAGTTTGCGAAGACATGGAAAAGGCGTATTCTAGTTTGGCGCCACTTTTTCCcaaatcgataattttatttgtcgcAATCATGGGAAATTGTGccgtaatatttttgttaagaTGA